Sequence from the Candidatus Krumholzibacteriota bacterium genome:
CGGATCCTGCCTCAGGACATGCTTCAGTGCTGAAGCGAAAGTCTCCGTATCAGCTCTGACCTCCCTCTGGTTCACGATGCAGTTCCTGTGCTGATGAATATATTCGATGGGATCCTCGATCGTGATCACATGCGCTTTACGTTCATTATTGATCTTGTTTATAAGGCTCGCCAGGGTAGTCGATTTACCGCTTCCCGTCGGACCGGTCACGAGGATAAGGCCCTTCTGTTTTTCCGCGAAATTCTTTACTTCCTTCGGAAGGCCGAGTTTATTGTAGTCGAGAATCTCAAACGGGATCTGTCTTATCGCGAGGCTTGTCACTCCCCGCTGCTGAAAAACGTTAGCCCTGAATCTGGAGAGTCCCTGCACGCCGAATGAAAAATCGAGTTCTTTCTCGTTCTCAAACCGTTTCTGCTGTTCCTCCGTAAGGACGCTGTAGGCGATCTGTTTGCTGAGTTCGGGAGTTGTCACAGGGTGATTCGTTTTGTGTATCACGCCATCCACCCTCAACATCGGCGGAACACCGGCAGTTATATGCAGATCGCTGGCTTTCTTCTCGATCATTTCCTGTAGCAATTCTCTGAGGTTTAACATAAAAGCAACATCTCCCTGTCGTGTAAATCTGCCCTGCTACTTGTCAGTCGTCTCTCTTAGGACTTCCTCAAGGGAAGTTATTCCATCTTTTAGTTTCAGTATCCCGTCAGCCCTGAGCGTGAGCATACCCTCCTTTACCGCCTGTTCCTTGATCTCCATAGAGGAGCAACGGTTCAGGATCATCTCCCTGATCTCGCTCGAGATCGGCATGACCTCGTAAAGGCCAAGGCGACCCTTGTAACCTGTATTGCTGCACTTCGAGCATCCTTCGGGAGTATATATCTGGAATGCGGGTTCATTAGGTATTCCAAGTTCCCGAAGAGCTTCAGGATGTATCTCCACTGGCTTTTTACAGTTGTCGCACAGCCGGCGGATCAGGCGCTGGGCCTGTATAAGGTTGGTCGAACTGGACACAAGGAAAGGCTCGACACCCATATCTATCATTCTGTTTATCGTGCTTGGAGCATCATTTGTATGGAGAGTGCTTAGCACCAGGTGCCCGGTAAGCGCCGCCTTGACGGCGATAGAACCGGTCTCAAGATCACGTATCTCACCGACCATGACGATGTTGGGATCCTGCCTGAGAAAAGCTTTCAGGGCAGTCGCAAACGTCAGACCTATCTCCTCGTGTACGTTTACCTGGTTGATTCCCTCAAGGTTGTATTCCACGGGGTCTTCGGCTGTCATGATATTATGATGGGGAAGGTTTATTTTGCTCAGCGCCGAATACAGCGTCGTAGTTTTTCCGCTACCGGTAGGGCCGGTCACAAGGACCATTCCATATGGCGACTCGATCGCTTCATTCAGTTTGGCGAGCGCTTCCGGCTGGAATCCGAGTTTTGTAAGATCTATCTCGAGGTTGCTCTTGTCAAGGATTCGCATAACGATCTTTTCACCGAAAATGGTTGGAAGGGTGCTTACCCTGAGATCTATCTTCTTGCTTCCGATCCTGATCTTTATTCTTCCATCCTGGGGTATCCTCTTCTCGGCGATATCCAGTTCAGCCATGATCTTCAGTCTCGAGGTGATGGCGCCTCTCATCTTTACCGGAGGGGACATCATCTCATGCAGCTGACCGTCTATCCTGAACCTGACCCGCATGGAAGTCTCGAACGGTTCAATGTGGATATCGCTTGCTCCCTTGTTGACGGCGTCGGCGATAAGGGAGTTTACGAGTTTTACCACTGGCGCGTCTTCACTCTGCGCCTCGGCAAGGCCCATATCATCTTCGATATCTTCGACGATCTCGAAATCCTCTTCCATGTCCCGCATCACTTCGGCGAGTGAATCCGCGGAATCATAAAAACGATCGATCGCCCTTTTGATCGAGGTCTCAGTCGCGACCACGGGACTTACTTCGAGTCCCGTTATGAACTTTATGTCGTCTATTGCAAAAATATTGTCAGGATTGGCCATCGCAACGGTGAGTACGCGCCCCTCGCGTAAAACAGGCACGACCTGGAATTTCGTCGCTACTTCAGCGGGTATCAGTTCTACTGAATGTTCATCGGCTTCGAGTTCATCAAGATCGACGGCGGGTACCTGATACTCCTGCGAAAGGAATTCCGAAAATGCTTTTTCGGAAATCGCTCCTGTCTTGACAAGGTTGTACCCAAGGCTTCCGCCCGAATTCCCCTGCTCTATAAGAGCAAGATCGAGCTGATCCTTGCTGATAAGGCTCGATTCAACAAGCTGGTTTGCTATATTGTCTTTCAAGGATTTCCTCCGACCTTCTTCTATTCCCGGGAAAATACAAGCAATTTCCTGACCATTTGCTGAAATCCATCTATCATTCATTCGGCAATTTTTTCTATACATTGAACAAAAAATTCCCGACCGCAATAAATATGCCACGCTTCGGCTTTGAGGATAACAGATTGAAGTAAAATCGATTCTGGGAGAGGCGCTCGTGTCGAGTACGCGTCTTTCAAATGACAGGGCACCTGATCGCCAATGTGCTAACAAGTTGCGATTTTTACAATTCAGCCATTATTGAGAGATGTCCTGTCATCTACCCGGCGGCCTGATTTTGTGCAGGCTGCAAGATATTTCGCACTTTGCAAGATGGTCGGATATCGATTCGAGCCTTTCCAGTGGATAGGATTATGACTGTTCGCGTGGACCGTTATCAGCCATAGTGGTGGGAAAGAATCAGTCGAAGATCTTCCATATCACTCCGACGCGGAAATGCCGCTCGGGCATCAGGTACCCGGGCACCGTCTGGTATTGCGTATCAAAAAGGTTCCTCATCTCGATCTTTACAATGGCGGACATCACTGTCATCGAGAAGGAAGCGTTGAGAATGGTGTACCTTCCAAGCTCGATCCCGTCCCAGTCGCGAGGACCTACGATAGCTCCACCGAGCATCAGCATGAGGGTCTCCGTATCCTTGAAAAACCGTCTCTTGATCCTGATCTCTCCCGTTATACGATACTCGGGGATGCCGTACGTGAAATCGCTTCTCTTCCCAAAATATTCTCCTCCGGCCCTCGCCGCCAGATCGATGCCGAAAGCTTTCCCATCCCCGTTGATGCTGCTTCTGATACCGGTAACATCGGACCGGCCCGAGGATTGATATCTCGAGTTGTCCCTGGCCAGTAAGATCCTTTCTCTCTCACGTCTCGCGAAAAGGTCGACCGAGACTCTGCCGAGAAATCCGAACCCTGCCGAGATCTCATCGACCTGTTCCGGATCGAGTCCGATATTTCCCTCGCTGCCCAGAAAGATGCCGTCTACCGTATAGTCAAGTTGTGGCTGGAACAGTTCCTCGGAGACAGGCATCCTTATAGACCTTGAGATATTGATATTCTGATATGTCCCGTTTTCAGCTTCTCTCGATATTCCCGCCGCCCCGGCGATCCAGTTTCCCGCCGTACTATGATGTCCCGTGTTTATATTACTCCTGAATTTCAATGAAAGGAATCTTCCCGTGGCGGTGACTCCTCCCGAGACAACAGTATATTCAGGATGGAAATAGTCTCCCCATAACCTGTTCTCAAAGGTGGCCCTTTCGGCATTGAGAGAGGGATTCAGCGTCAGCAGGCCCAGATCGGCCTTCCACTTTAAAGATCCTTCAATTATCTGCCCGGAGGTCCATCCGCAGTAGCGTTTCATCTCGACGACTCTCTGCCTCAGAAGGACCGACAGGTCCTCTCTGGTGTACCTCATATGAGCGTCTATTCCGTAATAACTTATATCCTCACCGGTATTTCCCGATCCGGGAATTATCGGGATCAACCTTGTCCCCTTGTACGCGTCGTCGAACCTTTGAAGCCTGAAAAAGAGATGCTCCTTCCCCTCTCCCTTAAAAAGAAGTTCGGTAAGGATCGATCTCGATTTGTATGAACCGATGAAACTGCTTTCTCTCTCAACGAGAGACTTGGAGGGATCCTGCAGATATTCATCATAGGCGAATGTCAGGTTGACAGGTGAGTCAGGAGTAGAAAACCAGATCCTTCTCGATCTTCTCGACAGGCGGCCATTCGTAAAATCCGCGACGGCCATCGGACCTTTCCTTCCACCTTCCTCGATCACTATATTAATCGCCCCTCCCGGTGCCGGTATTCCCGAAGGAAGTACAATACTGCCATATACCACCTCGACCCTGAGCAATCTTGACAGAGGCACGAATCTCAACAATGGATCATTGTTATACGGATCGCTGTACGGAAGGCCGTTGATAAGAAAGATCATTCCACGTGGAAGGTCGCCGTCGACCGAGAAAGAGACTGCCGCTCCTTCCGGGCCCTTTCTCCAGAAAGCGACTCCCGGAACCATCTCAAGTATATCTTCCACTGTATTTATATTCCAGGCGGCCAGGTCTTCCGCCGTTATAACGTAGAACTCTCCCGTGAACAGCAGTGAATCGGAAAGAACGGATCCTTCGGGCGCACTTTCCCCGAGGACCGTGATGGAAGCATGAAGAAAAATGACCGCCAGCGAAGCGGTAAATAATATTTTATAAACGGAATCCTTCATTCGGACTGCCAGCGTAAGTCGTTAGAACATCAAACAGTGCGCTCACAGGGACTTTAAGACAGTGATTGCCGCTGGTCAAGTCAAATCATCTTTTTCAGATCTATGACCGACTGGTAAGTCACAGCGGTCCCCCCGATAGAGGCCTTCATAGCCTCATCGAAGTGATAATCCGATCCCCCGGTAGCGGCGAGATCGTGCTTTTCAGCGATGTCGCGGATCTCAATAGCCATTTCCCCGCTATGGTTGGGATGCCACGCCTCGATTCCGGACAATCCGGACCGTAGAAGAGAATCGATCAGATTTTTCCTCCTCACCAGCACGCCTGGATGGGCCCAGACAGCCACCCCACCGGCATCGCGGATGCGCGAGATAGCTTCAGAGGCGGTGAGGACCATCCTTGGCACGTAAGCGCTCCTGCCTTTTCCGAGATACTTGGAGAAGGCTTCCTGGATAGCTGTTATATACCCTTTTTCAAGGAGGACCCTGGCGATATGCAACCTTCCTATCGTTCCGCTGATTCCCGATATCCTCATGACTTCCTCGAATGATATTTCGAGTCCGGCTTTGTTCAGTTTTTCAGTCATAAGTTCAGCCCTGTCAGATCTGGCTTTTTCAAGCCTGGCCAGCAGAGTGGTCAGCCGTTTTTCATTACAGTCAAAAAGGTATCCCAGGATATGGATATCCTTGCCGTTTTCCTTCGCGCTGAATTCTACTCCGGTCAGTACCTCGACGGCTTTATCGGAAGAGGCAAGAAGAGCCTCCTCCTGGCCCGCGATTGTATCATGATCTGTAACGGAGATCGCGGCAAGACCCGCTTCCAGCGCCTTTGTGACCAGTTGAGCCGGAGTCATCCGACCATCTGAATAGCAGGAATGAAGATGAAGGTCGCATGGAGATCGAGGATCTTTCATCTTGGACCGTTTCAGGAGATAGTGCTGAATTTTTTCATTTTTTCGGAGATATCCCTGAATGTGACATCAACGATATATACTTCTTCGAAATGTTCACGGGCCTTATCCATCTCCCCCAGGGCCTCATGGGCAAGACCGAGATTGTAGTGGATCCCGAGATTATCCCCGTTGGCCATCCCGGTAAGTTCCAGCCCTCTCTGAAGCTGTTTGACGGCAAGACGCGGATTGTTTATCTCGATAAAACACTGTCCTATCATCTCGAGACTCTGGAGTTGCAGCTGTTCCGATCTTGACGAGATCTGGAGTTCCTTCAGCGCGTCGTCAAAGAGGCCCATTTCGATATAAGCCATTCCAAGATCATAGTGGCTTTTAAAATCGTCTTCTTCGACATCGCTGGTTATATCTTCAACAATATTCCTGACAGAAGCTTCGTTCTCGATCTCGGCGTCTTCCTGTTCAATGATATCAGAGAGATCTTCAGCAAGTGTCGCCGCTGACCGCCCACCGCCCTCTATATCTTCTTCCGATGATGGAATCTCCCATTCTTCGACTGGCCGCGAATCGATTGCTTCTTCCTCAACCGCCTCTTCACCACCCTCCGCGGCGATATCGCCGCTTTCGTGGCTCCCACCCTGGAGATCCTCTTTAAGATCGTCTTCCCCCATCTCATCCCCGGACTTCGGCAGAGGACCAGTGCTGACATCCGGCTCTTTCCCCGCCTCATCATGACCGGCCTGCCCGGCTCTCTCTACCGCTTCCGCTCCGGCGACAGAGTCATCATTATCCCGCGCGCTGGCGACAGCATTACCGGTAATATCTATTCCCGTGGTATCGACCCCCTGCGCCGTCACCGGCGGTGCCTGGCTGGGCGAGATGATCTCGTTGATCTTTTCGATCTCTTCGTGCTTTAGCGATTGCTTGATCAGATCAAGCCTGTTCCTGTAATAATTGAGCCTCTGCGGGTCGCCCTTAAGCGAATTTTTGGCGATCAGCTCCGCGAGAATGGTCGCTGCCTGGGATTTCAACCCCGATTCAGCATATACCTCAGCCGCTTTCGACCATATACCTTCACAATCAGGCGAGAGATCGAGAATGTTCTTCACCTTCTCCTCGATCTTTCCTCCCTTGGAATCGTTGCCGGCAACGATCAGGTCGAAATACTGCATAAAAAATGTCTCGGCCTCTCCCATGAATTTCTGTTTGGCTTTGATTTCTCCAAGTTTATATATCGTTTCAATCCTGTTCGGAACAGTTCTGAGGATTTTTTTACAGACAGCCACCGCGTTATTGTATAAAGCTACTTTTTCGTAATTCTCCGCCGCTTTCTCGAATGATGTGACGGCAAGGACCTTTTCTCCCGTCCTGAGATATATATCGCCGAGTTCGTTGTACAGGTTTGGATTGCGTGATTCGACCGTAAGAAGCTTCTTGTATTCCTCTATCGCCTTATCGACTTTTCCCTTCTTAAGAAAAGCCTGAGCCTTCTGCCTTAACTGAGTTGCCTTACTCACAGCCCGACCTCGCTCCTGATCCTGAAATCCTGGACCTGACGTACAACTTTCCCTTCCTTGATCACGACAACAGCATGATTCTGCCCAGCTCTGCTTGGTATTTCCCGATAATCCTCATTATCGTATATTACTATATCGGCTTTCTTCCCGATTTCTAAAGAACCAAGTTCATCTCCCATGCCGATCGCGAATGCTGCATTCCTCGTCGCCGCGACAATCGCTTCACCTGGAACGAGTCCCATCTGTGAGCAGGCGATCGAAACGGTCAGCGGCATCGAGCTCGACGGGGCGCTCCCCGGATTGTAATCGGTCGACAGGGCTATCGCCGCGCCTGCTTCTATAAGATCCCTCGCCGGGGCGAAGTGCTTCGAAGCGAGTCCGAAGGAAGTCCCCGGTAAAAGGACTCCGATAGTATCGCTTCCAGCGAGAGCCCTGATCCCGGCCGGAGTGATCTTCGTCAGATGTTCCACCGACACCGCACCGATCTCAACAGCAAGCTCTGTTCCACCTATCGCATATATCTCGTCTGAATGTACCTTGAGCCCGAATCGATGTTTCTTCCCCGCTTCAAGGATCCTGCGGGTCTGTTCGACGCTGAAGACTCCTTTTTCACAGAAGACATCGATGAATTTTGCCAGACCGGTACTTGCTACGTAAGGAATCATCTCATTTATGAGGAAATCGACATATTCATCCGAATCGCTGTATTCGGGGGGTACCTGGTGAGCACCCATGAAGGTCGCCACC
This genomic interval carries:
- a CDS encoding type IV pilus twitching motility protein PilT; protein product: MLNLRELLQEMIEKKASDLHITAGVPPMLRVDGVIHKTNHPVTTPELSKQIAYSVLTEEQQKRFENEKELDFSFGVQGLSRFRANVFQQRGVTSLAIRQIPFEILDYNKLGLPKEVKNFAEKQKGLILVTGPTGSGKSTTLASLINKINNERKAHVITIEDPIEYIHQHRNCIVNQREVRADTETFASALKHVLRQDPDVILIGEMRDLETMQAALTIAETGHLALATLHTNSTFESINRIVDTFPATQQSQIRAQLAFVLEGVLTQQLIPHISGKGRVLVAELMVCTPAIRAVIRDDKIHQIYGLMQAGHKYGMQTMNQALFQAFCDRKVARDEALRRSSDPIELEQMMGERAGTGSMQY
- a CDS encoding imidazolonepropionase, with protein sequence MPETIDLLLLGAGQIVTSAGFGSGPWRGGHLSDPGVVRGGAIAVSRGRISAIGNQEEVLAQIKGAEISENIDAGGRVIMPGWVDPHTHAVFAGYRADEYESRIRGESYLDIEKKGGGIKRSVRGLREMDEERLFEISRRRLGRMLEEGVTTLEIKSGYGLDRENEIKQLRVIERLGKETCLDVVATFMGAHQVPPEYSDSDEYVDFLINEMIPYVASTGLAKFIDVFCEKGVFSVEQTRRILEAGKKHRFGLKVHSDEIYAIGGTELAVEIGAVSVEHLTKITPAGIRALAGSDTIGVLLPGTSFGLASKHFAPARDLIEAGAAIALSTDYNPGSAPSSSMPLTVSIACSQMGLVPGEAIVAATRNAAFAIGMGDELGSLEIGKKADIVIYDNEDYREIPSRAGQNHAVVVIKEGKVVRQVQDFRIRSEVGL
- a CDS encoding TonB-dependent receptor plug domain-containing protein; this encodes MKDSVYKILFTASLAVIFLHASITVLGESAPEGSVLSDSLLFTGEFYVITAEDLAAWNINTVEDILEMVPGVAFWRKGPEGAAVSFSVDGDLPRGMIFLINGLPYSDPYNNDPLLRFVPLSRLLRVEVVYGSIVLPSGIPAPGGAINIVIEEGGRKGPMAVADFTNGRLSRRSRRIWFSTPDSPVNLTFAYDEYLQDPSKSLVERESSFIGSYKSRSILTELLFKGEGKEHLFFRLQRFDDAYKGTRLIPIIPGSGNTGEDISYYGIDAHMRYTREDLSVLLRQRVVEMKRYCGWTSGQIIEGSLKWKADLGLLTLNPSLNAERATFENRLWGDYFHPEYTVVSGGVTATGRFLSLKFRSNINTGHHSTAGNWIAGAAGISREAENGTYQNINISRSIRMPVSEELFQPQLDYTVDGIFLGSEGNIGLDPEQVDEISAGFGFLGRVSVDLFARRERERILLARDNSRYQSSGRSDVTGIRSSINGDGKAFGIDLAARAGGEYFGKRSDFTYGIPEYRITGEIRIKRRFFKDTETLMLMLGGAIVGPRDWDGIELGRYTILNASFSMTVMSAIVKIEMRNLFDTQYQTVPGYLMPERHFRVGVIWKIFD
- a CDS encoding tetratricopeptide repeat protein; this translates as MSKATQLRQKAQAFLKKGKVDKAIEEYKKLLTVESRNPNLYNELGDIYLRTGEKVLAVTSFEKAAENYEKVALYNNAVAVCKKILRTVPNRIETIYKLGEIKAKQKFMGEAETFFMQYFDLIVAGNDSKGGKIEEKVKNILDLSPDCEGIWSKAAEVYAESGLKSQAATILAELIAKNSLKGDPQRLNYYRNRLDLIKQSLKHEEIEKINEIISPSQAPPVTAQGVDTTGIDITGNAVASARDNDDSVAGAEAVERAGQAGHDEAGKEPDVSTGPLPKSGDEMGEDDLKEDLQGGSHESGDIAAEGGEEAVEEEAIDSRPVEEWEIPSSEEDIEGGGRSAATLAEDLSDIIEQEDAEIENEASVRNIVEDITSDVEEDDFKSHYDLGMAYIEMGLFDDALKELQISSRSEQLQLQSLEMIGQCFIEINNPRLAVKQLQRGLELTGMANGDNLGIHYNLGLAHEALGEMDKAREHFEEVYIVDVTFRDISEKMKKFSTIS
- the pilB gene encoding type IV-A pilus assembly ATPase PilB encodes the protein MNDRWISANGQEIACIFPGIEEGRRKSLKDNIANQLVESSLISKDQLDLALIEQGNSGGSLGYNLVKTGAISEKAFSEFLSQEYQVPAVDLDELEADEHSVELIPAEVATKFQVVPVLREGRVLTVAMANPDNIFAIDDIKFITGLEVSPVVATETSIKRAIDRFYDSADSLAEVMRDMEEDFEIVEDIEDDMGLAEAQSEDAPVVKLVNSLIADAVNKGASDIHIEPFETSMRVRFRIDGQLHEMMSPPVKMRGAITSRLKIMAELDIAEKRIPQDGRIKIRIGSKKIDLRVSTLPTIFGEKIVMRILDKSNLEIDLTKLGFQPEALAKLNEAIESPYGMVLVTGPTGSGKTTTLYSALSKINLPHHNIMTAEDPVEYNLEGINQVNVHEEIGLTFATALKAFLRQDPNIVMVGEIRDLETGSIAVKAALTGHLVLSTLHTNDAPSTINRMIDMGVEPFLVSSSTNLIQAQRLIRRLCDNCKKPVEIHPEALRELGIPNEPAFQIYTPEGCSKCSNTGYKGRLGLYEVMPISSEIREMILNRCSSMEIKEQAVKEGMLTLRADGILKLKDGITSLEEVLRETTDK
- a CDS encoding PHP domain-containing protein — its product is MKDPRSPCDLHLHSCYSDGRMTPAQLVTKALEAGLAAISVTDHDTIAGQEEALLASSDKAVEVLTGVEFSAKENGKDIHILGYLFDCNEKRLTTLLARLEKARSDRAELMTEKLNKAGLEISFEEVMRISGISGTIGRLHIARVLLEKGYITAIQEAFSKYLGKGRSAYVPRMVLTASEAISRIRDAGGVAVWAHPGVLVRRKNLIDSLLRSGLSGIEAWHPNHSGEMAIEIRDIAEKHDLAATGGSDYHFDEAMKASIGGTAVTYQSVIDLKKMI